A single genomic interval of Coccidioides posadasii str. Silveira chromosome 1, complete sequence harbors:
- the IPK1 gene encoding Inositol-pentakisphosphate 2-kinase (EggNog:ENOG410PS6V~COG:S~BUSCO:7893at33183): MAPMQVDIAANSFSMPISELPADTEVEYLAEGGANIVYKMTVPESNRTNSEIRGQRAIYHGKLLRLRKRIDSGTPYTETARNFDSQIRSLFRDNELVAQELIKLPKNFVSSCNERLKEDETNGRRPKQRHGVYLSTKEPFGLLITDMSPSLGSGADLWEFKPKWLIQSPSAPLNAKRCRTCALRAMKNHQARQRGEKAREGFCPLDLVSDDFEHVLRAVKSIKGPQHGRIRVTKFLHRNPTLLKLRDCQQRMNAVGLPGLDADYRDRAVSMTLRDCTMFVKVPRDEAETPEVRLGDLDFKSGTGGKLEYWRGIETRLIEDGWYQGTDAAMEDGGGCSLQNNRKDTTRGE, from the exons ATGGCGCCAATGCAGGTGGATATCGCCGCGAACTCTTTCTCGATGCCGATTTCTGAACTGCCTGCCGACACGGAGGTAGAGTACCTGGCGGAAGGCGGTGCAAATATTGTCTACAAGATGACTGTCCCAGAGAGCAATAGAACGAACAGCGAAATAAGGGGCCAACGAGCGATCTATCACGGTAAACTCCTACGTCTAAGGAAACGCATCGACTCCGGCACACCATATACAGAAACAGCAAGAAACTTTGATTCCCAGATCCGAAGCCTATTTCGCGACAACGAGCTTGTTGCCCAGGAGCTGATCAAGTTGCCTAAGAACTTCGTTTCCTCCTGTAATGAAAGATTAAAAGAAGATGAGACGAATGGCCGTCGACCGAAACAACGTCATGGTGTATACCTATCTACCAAAGAGCCTTTCGGGCTACTCATCACCGATATGAGTCCGTCGCTAGGATCGGGCGCCGATCTGTGGGAGTTTAAGCCTAAGTGGCTCATTCAGTCTCCATCAGCGCCGCTTAATGCTAAGAGATGTCGGACTTGTGCTCTGCGGGCAATGAAGAATCACCAGGCCCGGCAGAGAGGGGAGAAGGCACGCGAAGGATTTTGTCCTCTGGACTTGGTCTCCGATGACTTTGAGCACGTGCTACGTGCTGTCAAGTCAATAAAGGGGCCGCAACACGGTAGGATACGCGTCACGAAGTTCCTACACCGGAATCCCACGCTTCTAAAGCTTCGAGATTGCCAGCAGCGAATGAACGCTGTTGGTCTACCCGGTCTTGACGCAGACTATCGGGACAGAGCGGTCTCGATGACCCTGAGGGACTGCACGATGTTCGTGAAG GTTCCACGCGACGAGGCTGAAACTCCCGAAGTTCGACTCGGAGATCTCGATTTCAAAAGCGGAACAGGAGGGAAACTGGAATACTGGCGAGGGATTGAAACTCGGCTCATCGAGGATGGATGGTATCAAGGGACGGATGCTGCCATGGAGGATGGCGGCGGTTGCTCTTTGCAGAATAACCGCAAGGATACCACTCGAGGTGAATAG
- a CDS encoding uncharacterized protein (EggNog:ENOG410PQQV~COG:S~BUSCO:16396at33183), with protein sequence MASPETYTPPNHCIADFCLIPIGTSSPSVSETIADVERLVEKSGLKFLMHSCGTTLEGPWDKVFALIGQTHAMLHQKGTARVHTDIRVGSRVDKRETMENKVKVVQDILARDP encoded by the exons ATGGCCTCTCCAGAGACCTACACCCCGCCAAACCACTGCATTGCTGATTTCTGCTTGATTCCG ATAGGGACGTCCTCCCCGTCAGTTTCCGAGACTATCGCCGACGTTGAGCGTTTGGTAGAGAAGTCCGGATTAAAATTCCTCATGCATTCCTGTGGTACGACTCTGG AAGGACCGTGGGATAAAGTCTTTGCTCTGATCGGCCAGACACACGCCATGCTCCACCAGAAAGGAACGGCTCGCGTACACACCGATATACGTGTTGGCTCGAG AGTTGACAAGAGGGAAACAATGGAGAACAAAGTCAAGGTCGTGCAGGACATCCTGGCCCGCGATCCATAA
- a CDS encoding uncharacterized protein (EggNog:ENOG410PMZR~COG:S~BUSCO:1907at33183), with the protein MRLALLRLAPTVCPRTSTTALVNNSCKLIEHPNILKSQPIRSLPCPAYRPRTPISKRHAGSLGRQRQLEKCGNEDHTANNSETLSEGWNTTTSCLPESSGESIEADLPHAFHDSPEPISNFIGYPSNISKECHLDPTRLEFESNIGDSRDIGSKLMDDARYAHDFGLWKELLQYRQRHYGDDGVVHIWKGLVERCAGLDLPVAGVDADFLWETFIAVGVKQEWLMKELQLYAEDLWVRTGKRWDRFYEEVVGGYFKDERPKKAVEWHLRLKQVHLRWPNEVVSVFTPAMSVEGGLQAFRNICRNVEGHKIYSRVVPPLWKQDRIRDAFAMHEFLMSRQDGPKTLSEIEPLLKYVELYGSEKQHSYFVRELVKAGIMKHDEPSDAEISQTQATKEEEQKNRNQPNKVAFSDEFGARLFATKALTFELIVAGLQMFGVDSIGPLTLREMALRTRSVEELVSQLVALKRSGISTGESVFSKVVVKLAFGKSTKLLHDVLHSDQHPDVLEDMRTQESLLATYTLAEDWRQVNKTLAVMSVTSNEDPHNHNVLFRNAVRVGNWEAATQQFEMMREQGVHLSRTTIMWVAHEILPRRRKGRRPSQDKQSVDALRRLIWLYQQVIISGGRVPPEAWVECIKRLGMYDLWSDLEKLCLWLIPFYAPTETSKHRLLQGINRPSVPSDSKPNCFESSLPAAHSKAPLRRIFSVRLQEAIVAWGFILRPHPDLGKQLVANPFNQGEYLIPWVRGIILLRQLREQGVIVQTNTIKRACRARLATLFSEYRRSSRRRNRMLRRENPWMLNDILRSIQRAWGKPLFLEYGSNYHKLVNPKTRPVRVGRWTQTAREDMDWSIGARFSSFHISRQ; encoded by the coding sequence ATGCGGCTGGCCCTGCTCCGCCTAGCTCCTACAGTGTGTCCACGAACTAGCACCACTGCGCTCGTCAACAACTCTTGCAAGCTCATTGAACACCCGAATATCCTCAAGAGCCAGCCAATTCGGTCCTTACCTTGTCCAGCATACCGACCGCGGACACCAATCTCAAAGCGACATGCGGGAAGCCTCGGGCGCCAGCGACAATTGGAGAAATGTGGGAATGAAGATCATACCGCCAATAACTCAGAGACATTATCGGAAGGCTGGAATACAACGACCTCATGCCTACCTGAATCCTCAGGCGAATCCATTGAGGCAGATCTTCCCCACGCCTTCCACGACTCACCGGAGCCCATTTCCAATTTCATAGGATATCCATCAAATATCTCAAAAGAATGTCATCTTGATCCAACAAGATTGGAGTTCGAGTCAAACATCGGCGATTCTCGAGACATTGGGAGCAAATTGATGGATGATGCTCGCTATGCACACGATTTTGGCCTTTGGAAAGAGTTGCTGCAATACCGCCAGAGACACTACGGAGACGACGGTGTTGTGCACATATGGAAAGGACTCGTCGAAAGATGCGCGGGGCTGGATCTTCCAGTTGCAGGGGTGGATGCCGATTTTTTGTGGGAAACATTTATTGCCGTGGGCGTGAAGCAAGAATGGTTGATGAAAGAGCTGCAGCTGTATGCAGAAGATCTCTGGGTGCGGACAGGGAAAAGGTGGGATCGATTCTACGAAGAAGTAGTCGGCGGCTACTTTAAGGACGAGCGCCCCAAGAAGGCAGTAGAGTGGCATCTGAGGCTGAAGCAGGTCCATTTGAGATGGCCAAACGAGGTGGTTAGTGTTTTCACGCCGGCGATGTCTGTCGAGGGTGGCCTACAAGCATTTAGGAACATATGCAGGAATGTGGAAGGCCACAAGATCTACAGTAGAGTTGTGCCGCCTCTTTGGAAGCAGGATCGAATTCGAGATGCTTTTGCAATGCATGAATTTTTGATGTCCCGCCAAGACGGCCCAAAGACGCTTTCCGAGATCGAGCCTTTATTAAAGTATGTTGAGTTGTATGGGTCTGAGAAACAGCATAGCTATTTTGTCCGCGAATTGGTCAAGGCCGGGATCATGAAACATGACGAACCTTCGGATGCAGAAATATCACAGACTCAAGCAactaaagaagaagaacaaaagaaTCGAAACCAGCCAAACAAAGTCGCATTCAGCGATGAATTCGGAGCGCGACTGTTTGCCACCAAGGCTTTGACATTTGAATTAATTGTTGCCGGGTTGCAAATGTTCGGAGTTGATAGCATTGGTCCCTTGACGCTCCGAGAAATGGCGCTGAGGACTAGGAGCGTGGAGGAACTAGTATCTCAACTGGTTGCACTGAAAAGATCGGGAATCTCGACCGGAGAATCCGTTTTTTCAAAGGTCGTTGTCAAGCTAGCTTTCGGCAAATCTACGAAGTTATTGCATGACGTTCTCCATAGTGATCAGCACCCCGACGTTTTGGAAGACATGAGGACGCAGGAATCGTTACTCGCAACATATACGCTGGCCGAAGATTGGCGGCAGGTCAATAAAACTCTTGCGGTTATGTCTGTGACTTCTAATGAAGATCCCCACAACCACAACGTATTATTTCGAAACGCTGTGCGAGTCGGCAACTGGGAAGCCGCTACACAGCAGTTTGAAATGATGAGGGAGCAAGGTGTTCATTTATCTCGAACAACCATCATGTGGGTGGCGCACGAAATACTCCCTCGGCGCCGCAAAGGTCGCCGGCCTTCTCAGGATAAACAATCCGTGGACGCTCTGCGACGTTTGATATGGCTCTACCAACAAGTCATAATATCTGGAGGACGAGTTCCACCGGAGGCGTGGGTAGAATGTATCAAACGCCTCGGAATGTATGATCTTTGGTCTGACTTGGAGAAATtatgtctctggttgataCCATTCTATGCTCCCACAGAGACTTCCAAGCATCGCTTACTGCAAGGTATAAACCGCCCGTCGGTGCCGTCGGATAGCAAACCAAACTGCTTCGAAAGTTCGCTGCCAGCTGCCCATTCAAAGGCTCCTCTCCGGAGGATTTTTAGTGTTCGCCTACAAGAGGCCATTGTTGCTTGGGGCTTTATCTTAAGGCCACACCCGGACCTCGGCAAGCAACTGGTAGCCAACCCCTTCAACCAGGGAGAATATCTCATCCCTTGGGTCCGTGGGATCATCCTTCTTCGCCAGCTCAGAGAACAAGGCGTCATTGTTCAAACTAATACAATCAAACGTGCCTGCCGGGCTCGACTGGCTACACTATTTTCAGAATATCGTCGATCGAGCCGTCGGCGGAATCGAATGCTTCGGAGGGAAAATCCATGGATGCTGAATGATATTTTACGGAGTATCCAGAGAGCTTGGGGGAAGCCTCTGTTCCTAGAATACGGGTCAAACTATCATAAGCTCGTCAACCCAAAGACCCGTCCCGTCCGGGTTGGTCGTTGGACGCAGACAGCCAGGGAGGATATGGACTGGTCAATTGGAGCCAGGTTCTCATCATTTCACATCTCAAGACAGTGA
- a CDS encoding uncharacterized protein (EggNog:ENOG410PT1T~TransMembrane:1 (o43-63i)), with protein MVSRTLPRFAGYVFRENRVPYYQRLFQREDGKRQWWKTHRSPYILYPYYFSLIFTSGAAFYGMTRMVFNRKTWF; from the exons ATGGTGTCCAGAACCCTTCCAAGATTTGCCGG ATACGTTTTCCGCGAGAACCGTGTCCCATACTACCAGCGCCTCTTCCAGAGGGAGGATGGCAAGCGCCAATGGTGGAAG ACCCACAGAAGTCCATATATCCTCTATCCGTACTACTTCTCGCTGATCTTCACCTCTGGTG CTGCCTTCTACGGCATGACTAGAATGGTCTTT AACCGCAAGACCTGGTTCTAA
- a CDS encoding uncharacterized protein (BUSCO:378376at4751~EggNog:ENOG410PI15~COG:S~TransMembrane:1 (o76-95i)~BUSCO:8524at33183), with protein sequence MSGIFQNILKGGSKDSASGGSQQDDSDFADFSATSQQPAASASTASAPGSTIAAPVTSVPYTKWYRVWERTSPKDFMQEAFILPFILFIVIFHVWGTRKNRRKAKAWAQAHIPVLHNEFAVVGYKGVRRGAILKDLSSSADLVIDDNLLREKAANEFTTYATGRQNVAFVDVTIQLVKRYNPMFILGDSIAGMFFDSLTPQTEKIEVTAYSFDGKEKDLVPAPPAEKEQLGKGMNSTHDGFVFAIVNKTAMRRLREDRYDVSLTFTKDNPKLPEWVTVMSESAEITDTILTNELIKAIEDAGDLFEYLIITDQPADKPAKVEEAVSRKRSILSMRVPSSTSSTAYASSLPLFHLFIRLTDRLAASAHFRPEVLRKLRATREEEVRRLRRATEDEKAEERKLAAEKVKKEGRDRLLRGMSAEEQRKYLEKEKERETKKEMKKYSRRA encoded by the exons ATGTCTGGGATATTTCAAAACATCCTGAAAGGCGGATCTAAAGATTCAGCCTCGGGAGGGTCGCAGCAAGATGATTCGG ATTTCGCGGATTTCTCGGCTACTTCCCAGCAGCCCGCCGCTTCGGCCTCTACCGCATCGGCTCCTGGCTCTACCATCGCTGCGCCGGTGACGTCTGTCCCTTACACGAAGTGGTACCGTGTGTGGGAGCGGACGTCGCCAAAGGACTTTATGCAAGAGGCCTTCATCCTCCCGTTCATCCTGTTTATCGTCATCTTCCATGTCTGGGGGACGCGGAAGAATCGTCGCAAGGCCAAGGCCTGGGCCCAAGCTCACATCCCGGTGCTGCACAATGAATTCGCAGTTGTGGGATACAAAGGGGTGCGAAGGGGTGCCATTTTGAAAGACTTGTCTTCCTCGGCGGATTTGGTTATTGACGACAACCTGTTGAGAGAAAAAGCTGCGAATGAGTTCACTACGTATGCGACCGGACGACAAAACGTGGCATTTGTAGATGTGACGATTCAGCTGGTGAAGCGATATAACCCCATGTTCATCCTGGGCGATTCCATTGCGGGAATGTTCTTTGATTCGTTGACTCCTCAGACGGAGAAGATCGAGGTCACTGCGTACTCGTTTGACGGCAAGGAGAAGGATTTAGTTCCTGCGCCTCCAGCAGAAAAGGAGCAACTGGGTAAGGGGATGAACTCTACGCATGACGGATTTGTCTTTGCTATTGTGAATAAGACTGCCATGCGCAGGTTAAGAGAAGACCGATACGATGTCTCTTTGACCTTCACCAAAGACAATCCCAAGCTACCTGAATGGGTAACTGTCATGAGCGAGAGCGCCGAGATCACAGATACCATACTCACAAACGAACTCATCAAGGCTATCGAGGATGCTGGCGATCTGTTTGAATATCTGATCATCACTGACCAGCCTGCCGACAAACCAGCCAA GGTTGAGGAAGCCGTCTCCCGCAAGCGTTCCATTCTCTCCATGCGCGTCCCGTCTTCCACCTCCTCTACCGCCTACGcctcttctctccctctcttccaCCTTTTCATCCGTCTGACCGACCGACTCGCCGCTTCCGCCCATTTCAGGCCAGAGGTCCTCCGCAAGCTCCGCGCCACCCGAGAAGAGGAGGTCCGTAGATTACGCCGAGCTACCGAAGATGAGAAAGCCGAAGAACGCAAGTTGGCTGCTGAGAAGGTGAAGAAAGAAGGGCGCGATAGATTGCTACGTGGCATGTCTGCCGAGGAGCAGAGGAAGTACttggaaaaagagaaagagagagaaacgAAGAAGGAAATGAAAAAATACTCCAGAAGGGCATGA
- the MDM34 gene encoding ERMES complex subunit (EggNog:ENOG410PIAF~COG:M~BUSCO:7230at33183), which produces MAFNFNWSPLMADAGFYTRAQDLLTTALNKSPKPPIIVDDIVVTELNLGSIPPELEILEIGDLAEDRFRGIFKMSYSGDAFLTLKTRVQANPLNTYLITRPAYASPKPLAAASGLTIPLQITLSNFRLSGFVILVFSKQKGITVVFRNDPLESLKVSSTFDSIPSVRDYLQREIEGQLRILFMDELPAIIHRLSLRLWVPEYRGLDAEARESPAASASGPGEDPLLSPPKDPVDASGNLLSSADIASLSLDSGVEMHSLFSQKNLLRLAALTNSQRTLSLFTPSIREVVFRAWTGCADQGEGAASGVVSPGSPVLSRTHSHISSPLSSLQDASSVLSLQNRSTTPGSSFSGYGLSLGAGRHSKTRPTRKRKKRVVDLRKHNKPADGESVSAESTFTESTAPSTVFSSSVMREEANDDPVTPPMSPETTMRIPNRQHRLSTSEDKGKLRASVAQQLTYTQPPHSTLHPQRANHCPMIPLSADGAKTSSQQQPISHGAYLASREKSHEASSAYESNANRSITDAVPNSSILEQAWMMKMANEIARRIQEGKFAANNNYPGPWEHARARTPPPAYGQ; this is translated from the exons ATGGCGTTCAACTTCAACTGGTCGCCGTTAATGGCGGATGCAGGGTTCTACACCCGAGCGCAGGACCTGCTAACCACGGCACTGAATAAATCGCCAAAGCCTCCTATCATTGTCGATGACATCGTCGTAACGGAGTTGAATCTGGGATCAATCCCACCAGAGCTGGAAATATTGGAGATTGGCGATTTGGCCGAAGATCGATTTCGCGGCATCTTCAAAATGTCTTATTCCGGAGACGCATTCCTGACGCTGAAAACGCGCGTGCAGGCGAATCCATTAAATACCTACTTAATCACTCGTCCCGCATATGCTTCTCCGAAACCACTTGCCGCTGC GTCGGGCTTAACAATTCCGTTGCAAATAACTCTTTCGAATTTCAGACTCTCGGGCTTTGTTATCCTAGTGTTTTCGAAACAAAAGGGGATAACTGTCGTTTTCCGCAATGACCCGCTTGAATCGTTGAAAGTATCTTCAACGTTTGACTCCATTCCGTCCGTTCGCGATTATCTTCAAAGGGAAATTGAAGGCCAACTCCGGATCCTTTTTATGGACGAGTTGCCAGCTATCATACACAGACTCTCGTTGCGATTGTGGGTGCCGGAATATCGCGGTCTGGACGCTGAGGCGCGAGAAAGCCCCGCTGCATCTGCGTCTGGTCCCGGGGAAGATCCGCTCTTGAGCCCTCCAAAGGACCCGGTGGATGCATCAGGAAATCTATTAAGTTCGGCAGACATTGCATCCTTATCTCTTGACTCCGGAGTTGAGATGCATTCGCTCTTTTCACAGAAGAACCTTCTACGCCTTGCCGCCCTGACGAATTCTCAACGAACGCTATCTCTTTTTACGCCTTCAATTAGAGAAGTTGTCTTCAGAGCATGGACCGGATGTGCCGATCAGGGCGAGGGTGCGGCTAGTGGGGTGGTTTCGCCAGGCAGCCCGGTTCTATCCCGAACACATTCCCAcatctcctctcctctctcttcctTGCAAGACGCGTCGAGCGTCCTATCTCTTCAAAACCGGTCTACTACACCGGGTTCTTCTTTCAGCGGATACGGGCTTAGCCTAGGCGCTGGTCGCCATTCTAAGACCCGGCCAACCAGAAAGCGGAAGAAGCGGGTTGTAGATCTACGAAAGCACAACAAACCTGCAGACGGTGAAAGCGTGAGTGCAGAGAGTACATTTACAGAATCCACCGCTCCTTCGACTGTGTTTTCATCCTCCGTGATGCGAGAGGAAGCGAATGATGACCCGGTCACCCCACCTATGTCACCTGAAACGACGATGCGAATTCCCAACCGTCAACACCGATTGTCCACGTCTGAAGACAAAGGGAAGCTGCGGGCTTCTGTTGCGCAGCAACTGACCTACACTCAGCCTCCTCATTCTACTTTGCATCCACAACGCGCAAACCACTGTCCTATGATACCTCTCTCTGCTGATGGTGCCAAAACATCGTCACAGCAACAACCAATTTCTCATGGGGCCTACCTAGCTTCCCGGGAAAAATCTCATGAGGCCTCATCTGCGTATGAATCGAATGCGAACCGGTCAATTACAGATGCCGTTCCAAACAGCAGCATATTAGAGCAAGCTTGGATGATGAAAATGGCGAATGAGATCGCCCGTCGGATCCAAGAAGGCAAGTTTGCTGCGAATAATAACTACCCCGGCCCTTGGGAGCACGCCAGGGCCCGCACCCCCCCTCCGGCTTACGGTCAATAG
- a CDS encoding uncharacterized protein (EggNog:ENOG410PR0S~COG:D~BUSCO:5945at33183), translating into MISSNCVNMLTVRPKNSPKNSQNRPLRSKRLYGKRDANSSRAVLDIECKSSSRTHRNSENMSPGANNLVETLQEKLAGITLEEQSPKKLWTKKRPRIGVQIRQASPSADDKLEEENCKVSTNAAVTQNHDMEERHAEAQAETPKPDETKKEQKGNKRKVIKSQPQARKSDLVNHYVRPILEEAMSTREVEDFDTWAERAGDMFDVEKIAEGSYGDVYQLRVRQDISRRELSRSKAARLKAYDNGVFKIVPLRAQRGAGSKKFTSIQEIVAEVQMLKLLDAIPGFARFRDVHVVQGRFPASYQEAWTRYSETRDDCYNPDPSKKKSYPDNQVWAILEMDNAGYELEKFDCSSIFQIYDIFWGVALGLARAEQFAAFEHRDLHLGNICIKSTKPKGCLHGPLKPSSQNPGIGTGFGLSGIETTIIDYSLSRANLKMSDIPVDEDIAWSDLDKKKLFDAIGRDDDEKLLRDTYRLMRTEVYKDQIPCRPRDEPWRWKEFSPKTNLIWLSFILTMLLVKGSDHGILPTPREPLTALSVNTNTLTPAQKGKSGAKVKSAKKNHLPGIDFQLELLDRLQTVLDVLDPEEQDEECDILSCAGDLVAFAIGSQWLSESDFSC; encoded by the exons ATGATATCTTCGAACTGTGTGAATATGCTCACAGTTCGGCCCAAAAATTCGCCCAAAAATTCCCAAAATCGACCCCTCCGCTCTAAAAGGCTGTATGGAAAACGAGACGCAAATTCGTCGAGAGCGGTGCTCGATATTGAGTGCAAAAGCTCCAGCAGAACGCACAGAAACTCTGAGAATATGAGCCCCGGGGCTAATAACCTGGTGGAAACGTTGCAGGAGAAGCTCGCCGGAATTACCCTTGAGGAGCAGAGCCCGAAGAAACTTTGGACAAAAAAGAGGCCGAGGATAGGTGTACAAATTCGGCAAGCTAGTCCATCGGCGGACGATAAGCTAGAAGAGGAAAACTGTAAGGTATCGACGAATGCGGCTGTCACACAAAATCATGATATGGAGGAGCGCCACGCAGAAGCACAGGCGGAGACGCCCAAGCCGGacgaaacaaaaaaagagcaGAAGGGGAATAAGAGGAAAGTTATCAAGTCTCAACCACAAGCTCGGAAAAGTGATCTAGTAAATCACTATGTGAGGCCAATTTTGGAAGAAGCGATGTCAACCAGAGAGGTCGAGGATTTCGATACCTGGGCCGAAAGAGCAGGGGACATGTTCGACGTTGAGAAGATCGCCGAAGGCTCCTACGGCGATGTATACCAATTACGCGTACGACAAGATATTTCCAGGCGAGAGCTGTCCAGATCCAAGGCCGCGAGATTGAAAGCTTACGACAATGGCGTGTTCAAAATAGTTCCGTTGCGCGCACAACGTGGCGCCGGCTCTAAGAAGTTTACGTCCATTCAAGAGATTGTTGCTGAAGTCCAAATGCTGAAATTGCTTGATGCCATTCCTGGATTTGCGAGGTTTAGAGACGTCCACGTTGTTCAGGGTAGGTTTCCAGCATCTTATCAAGAGGCCTGGACTCGCTACAGTGAAACGAGAGATGACTGCTACAACCCCGATCCGAGCAAGAAAAAGTCGTATCCTGACAATCAAGTATGGGCGATTTTGGAAATGGATAATGCTGGATATGAACTGGAAAAATTCGACTGCTCATCAATTTTCCAAATATACGACATATTCTGGGGAGTGGCGTTAGGCCTGGCTAGAGCAGAGCAGTTTGCAGCCTTTGAG CACCGTGACCTCCACTTAGGGAATATTTGCATTAAATCTACAAAACCGAAGGGATGCTTACATGGCCCCCTCAAGCCGTCATCGCAGAATCCGGGCATTGGCACAGGCTTTGGTCTGAGTGGCATCGAGACAACGATAATCGATTATTCACTCTCTCGAGCTAATCTAAAGATGAGTGATATACCAGTCGATGAGGATATTGCTTGGTCAGACCTcgataagaaaaagctcttcGATGCCATCGGGAGAGATGACGATGAGAAACTCCTCCGAGACACATATAGATT GATGCGCACAGAGGTATACAAAGACCAAATTCCATGCCGTCCTCGAGACGAACCCTGGCGTTGGAAAGAGTTCAGCCCCAAGACGAATCTAATATGGCTCTCCTTTATCCTTACCATGCTGCTAGTCAAAGGCAGCGATCATGGTATTCTTCCAACGCCGCGGGAACCACTGACGGCCCTCTCTGTGAACACCAACACCCTAACCCCTGCCCAGAAAGGCAAGTCTGGCGCCAAAGTAAAATCtgcaaagaaaaatcatcTACCGGGAATAGATTTCCAGTTAGAATTGCTGGACCGCCTCCAGACAGTTCTAGATGTTTTAGATCCTGAAGAGCAGGATGAAGAATGCGATATCCTATCTTGTGCGGGCGATTTGGTTGCATTTGCTATTGGGTCGCAATGGCTGTCGGAGTCGGACTTTTCATGTTaa
- a CDS encoding uncharacterized protein (EggNog:ENOG410PM2M~COG:E), which produces MSIVRSRSLGFIGIGAMGRPMAENLASKLPPPSIINIYDVSEKAMDELFMRNDGKIVKCSSAKDVAEKSDIIITMVPEGLHVRQVYLDSTAGICTADISNKLIIDCSTIDTATSLSIKENISAKFPSASFYDAPVSGGVIGAKKGTIAFFLGCANDDPNLPQLAELASMIGKQVIPCGGPSLGLAAKLSNNYLSGLIAIACSEAMNMGMRSGLDPRVLANVYAAGTAQNTICDRFNPVPGVYPDSPSSNGYKEGFKVQLMKKDIGLAVEMAQRVGARLALGEAGLKAYADASEDPRCRDLDSRVVYRFLGGIEDWEGREQ; this is translated from the exons ATGTCTATTGTTAGATCTAGAAGCCTGGGATTCATCGGAATCGGGGCGATGGGTCGACCCATGGCGGAAAATCTCGCAAGCAAATTACCACCCCCTTCCATTATTAACATCTACGATGTGTCCGAGAAGGCGATGGACGAGTTATTCATGAGGAATGACGGAAAGATAGTGAAGTGCTCAAGCGCGAAAGATGTGGCAGAAAAATCA GATATCATTATTACTATGGTTCCCGAAGGCCTGCACGTCAGACAAGTATACCTTGACTCTACAGCTGGGATATGTACCGCCGATATATCCAATAAGCTGATCATCGACTGCTCTACAATTGATACCGCGACAAGTCTCTCAATTAAAGAGAATATTTCCGCAAAGTTTCCCAGTGCATCGTTCTACGATGCGCCTGTCAGTGGTGGCGTGATCGGTGCTAAAAAGGGGACTATCGCGTTCTTCCTTGGTTGCGCGAATGACGACCCAAACCTCCCTCAGCTTGCAGAACTCGCGTCTATGATAGGCAAGCAAGTCATACCCTGTGGTGGGCCATCCCTAGGCCTCGCAGCAAAGCTTTCGAATAACTATCTCTCTGGCCTGATCGCCATCGCTTGCTCGGAAGCAATGAACATGGGAATGCGCTCAGGGCTGGATCCTCGTGTGCTGGCCAACGTCTACGCCGCAGGTACTGCACAAAATACGATCTGCGACCGGTTCAACCCTGTCCCGGGTGTATATCCTGATTCTCCGTCGAGTAATGGATACAAAGAGGGGTTTAAAGTGCAACTCATGAAGAAGGATATTGGGCTGGCTGTTGAGATGGCACAGAGAGTCGGGGCACGGTTGGCCTTGGGCGAAGCGGGCCTGAAGGCCTATGCAGACGCTAGTGAAGATCCCAGGTGTAGAGATCTAGATTCGAGGGTTGTTTATCGGTTTCTAGGGGGAATTGAGGATTGGGAAGGGAGAGAGCAGTGA
- a CDS encoding uncharacterized protein (EggNog:ENOG410PNFX~COG:E): MSTDPSLTPLHEKLFEEGLKVRREVVGNEYVDRALAGGSTEFSRAGQELVTEFCWGYAWTRPGLDRKQRSLLNIGMLMALNRAPELAVHIRGAINNGLTEIEIREAILHATTYCGVPAGVDAMKTAERVLNEMEEKGEHKRELGKKVA; this comes from the coding sequence ATGTCTACCGACCCAAGCCTCACTCCCCTCCACGAAAAGCTCTTCGAAGAGGGCCTCAAGGTTCGCCGTGAAGTTGTCGGCAACGAGTACGTTGATCGCGCCCTCGCCGGCGGTTCTACCGAGTTCTCCCGCGCCGGCCAGGAGCTTGTGACAGAGTTCTGCTGGGGGTACGCCTGGACGCGTCCGGGTCTCGATCGCAAGCAGCGCAGTCTGTTGAACATTGGAATGCTCATGGCACTCAACAGGGCGCCCGAGCTGGCCGTGCATATTAGAGGAGCGATCAATAACGGTTTGACCGAAATTGAGATCCGAGAAGCGATTTTGCACGCAACGACGTACTGCGGGGTGCCGGCGGGCGTGGATGCGATGAAAACCGCCGAGAGAGTGTTAAATGAGATGGAAGAAAAGGGAGAGCATAAGCGGGAGCTGGGCAAGAAGGTTGCTTGA